In Calliopsis andreniformis isolate RMS-2024a chromosome 6, iyCalAndr_principal, whole genome shotgun sequence, a single genomic region encodes these proteins:
- the LOC143181034 gene encoding uncharacterized protein LOC143181034 codes for MVEVQQLRDPLEGEPDCNPYPAAANPSPLIAGFASFRLSSERCRNRLNRKLKGDGSAVVLEKVSKDKVAKKTKLKAIKQRNVVPHSKGSIAGKVWETFAAVRKTREPSDIIETALIVGLDRLNVSSYCENLNDSAFYDETDSLSKFDDIRAKDIVDAEAESDTLVICFYPEPHSLPDKPPHKTGYLEKCQTSRSTLIRRAGTLNRQAKLKCSFDFPYLERHDKACIHYSWPENKTTIDSEDP; via the exons ATGGTCGAGGTGCAACAGTTGCGTGACCCTTTGGAGGGGGAACCGGACTGCAACCCTTACCCGGCAGCCGCCAACCCCTCGCCACTGATCGCTGGTTTCGCTAGCTTCAGGCTTTCCTCGGAGAGATGCAGGAACAGATTGAATCGGAAGCTGAAGGGTGACG GTTCGGCAGTGGTGCTCGAGAAAGTCAGCAAAGACAAAGTCGCAAAGAAAACGAAGCTGAAAGCGATCAAGCAGAGGAACGTGGTGCCCCACAGTAAGGGCTCGATTGCTGGAAAGGTATGGGAAACGTTCGCCGCCGTGAGGAAAACGCGCGAGCCGAGCGACATCATCGAGACAGCTTTGATCGTCGGTCTGGATCGTCTGAATGTGTCCTCGTATTGTGAGAATTTAAACGACAGTGCGTTTTACGACGAGACCGATTCTTTGAGCAAGTTCGATGACATCAGAGCGAAGGATATCGTTGACGCTGAGGCAGAGTCAG ACACTCTCGTGATCTGCTTTTACCCTGAACCGCATTCCTTACCTGATAAGCCTCCGCATAAGACTGGATACTTGGAGAAATGCCAGACATCACGTTCCACGTTAATTCGACGCGCGGGCACATTAAATAGACAAGCTAAATTGAAATGTTCGTTTGATTTTCCCTATCTTGAAAGACACGATAAAGCGTGTATTCATTATTCATGGCCCGAGAACAAAACG ACTATAGACTCTGAAGATCCATAA